The Sminthopsis crassicaudata isolate SCR6 chromosome 5, ASM4859323v1, whole genome shotgun sequence genome contains the following window.
gaaataaaaggtGGTGGAGGGTGATAGAAAGCAGTGTAGAGGTAGAGGAgaggtagtcagaagcaaaaacTTTTGaggaacagggtgaaaggagaataggatggggggaaatacaattagcctAATAATTATGGGGGGAAAAGGTTTAAAGCAActttttctgataaaagcttcatttctcaaaaatatggagaattgagtcaaatttatacaataaaagcCATTCCCTATTTGATAAGTGATCAAGAGATAcaaacaattttctgatgaagtaatcaaagctatccatagttgtatgatgaaaaaaaaaatactgattggagaaatgcaaatttaaacaattccAGGATACTTCCATGCCATTTGTGGCATTTATGTTTCAAGTTTATCTTCATTTATTGCATATGGTACCTTTCAGGGAAATGTAATTTACCTTTTTATCTCTCTTAACTAGCTCAATTTTTGCTATTCTTTAGACTTAGACCATAATTACTATCCttgtcttttttacttcagctccAGCATAATAGATTCATTCTGCTCTAGCCCCttatttttaacttcatatatatccttctgtttcaagtgtgtttcttgcaaacaacatattgttaggTTCTATTTTCTAAGCCATTCTGCTATCCtattctattttatggatgagttctTCTCaatcacattcagttatgatgaCTAAATTCtgttccctcctctccccttatCTTACTGTctttatacttttatactttttcttttctttgtttcccacattcccttcaagaGTTTGTTTtacttctaattcttctttagtttactcttcctcttattttcccctttccctactGTTTCCTTTTTGGATACGATGCATTTTTGTACTCAACTctgtacatttatatttattcttctatCTTTTGACCATCACAAAGAGATTTAAGCATTGCCCATTtatacacacaaaacacacacacatttatacacacatacacccttCTTCTTTTGACAATTACTTCTATTTGCACATCTCAATTGTGTgaaatagttttcttcatttttcttatttcttccctttcctcctccacagtgtATAActctttccattcctttccaCTCTTCTTTTAAGATCATAAAACATAACAGAGGGGCAGCTAAatgtctcagtggatagagcaccagcctataagtcaggaggacctgagttcaaatccagtctcagacacttaacatttcctgtatgatcctgggcaagtcacttaaccccaattgcctttccAAAACAAAAGAGAGCAAAAAACCATAACAGAATCACTCTTGGATCCTCTGATTAATTTccgatggtgatgatgatgagggAATACATGTAATATTACCCTATATtagaatgcaaacagtttaacCTTGTTTATTCCCACTCATGCttgcttttattcttctcttgaccCCTATGTATGTATCTCAAGGTTTGTATTCACCTCTGgcctttttatcaggaatgcttgatAATACTCTCATTAAAAGCACATTTCTCTCCCTGTTGAATTATGCTGTTTTTCTAAGtaaattacttttgtttgtaaaCTTATATTTTCTGTCTTCTGGAATACCATTTTCCAACTTCTCCATTCTTTGATGGTTGTGGCTGCTAAATTGTGTGAAATTAGTTGTACCTCTTCAGGACTTGaattctttctgtttgtctccttgcaatattttttccttgacctgagaaCTCTAGATttttgctataatattcctggaatttttcatttggggctttctttcCAGAGGGGCATAATGAATAATGAACTATGGAGGTGAGCATTTTTACTTTGCCTTCTGCTTCTATGAGATCTAAGTggctttcttttataattctttgaaatgTGATGTTTAGCTCTTCCTTTGGGTATGTATTGAGGTAGTctaatgatatttaaattatctATTCTCAATTTGATTTCTGATCAGTTATTTTTGCTACAAGATGTTTTACTTTTTCAgtctttgaattttgttttaatatttttcactATCTCATGGagttattaatttctatttagtCAATTCTTATTttcagggaattattttcttggttAACCTCTGTACTCCAAGCTAttgtttctctttccaaatctttatTCTTGGGTAAGCTCTGTACTCCAagctattatttctctttccaaatctttatttcatagctctcatttctcttcctattttccccCTAGCACTTTCATATTTTTAGCTCTCTCAAAAATTTTagatctctctttttaaaaactttttattcacTACAACACATTTGGTTAGATTTATATCTCTTTGATAATTTACTTTTAAGTATTTTGAAGTCATTCTCTTTTGGTGGGATTCTTGTCTTGAACATTCCTGATCCTGTGATATCTTTTTATGGAaggatacatttttttcctttttttgtatttgtttttccaacCTACTTCCTAATTTCAATCCTTATATTAGGAGCAAGTCTCTGCAAACTATTGGGGAAAAGTGTAGGAAATCAGCTTTTGTTCTCTTGGGTTTTTCTGCTGCTTTGAGCAGTTTAATTGATAATTGCTTTATTCTGGGATCTCAGAAGCAGCTAAACTGGGGATTTATAAGTTTTCATTGCTCCAAAAGTGATGTGATTTAAGCAAACTATTCCCAGCTCTCTTGATGTGAACTCTTCAAATTCCTGGTCTAGATCTGGATCAATCCAACATTTCTGTTGGCTTATTCCTGATTAATTCTGGTAGACCGCTGCTGTTTTTGGCCACTTTCAGCAATGTTGGAAAGCTCTATGAATTCCAAGTCACAGAACTTCAGGCTCCTCTTTAGTAGGGGATTACTCCTCTGATTATTCCTCTGCAAATTTTTGGCCAGAAGACCCCATTTGGAGTCTGGAAGTAAAGCCACACAGTTCCTATTTGCTTCTAAACTTATTCCTACTTTGGTACAAACCTAGCAGTAGCTACATCTCACTCTGGAAGACTACCCATAAATAGAGAGCTTCTCTTCAGTCCTCTCTGTATCTAATATCTGTATCTAATACCCAGAACTCAGTAATGGGTAAAAGAGTTACCAGTTGGCACTCGTATAAGGTCAGGAACTCTGGATCAGTCTGGAATCTCTTCTTGATCTGACAGGAATTGAATATTTCATCCTCTTTTCCGTTTCTACATGTTCTACATTTTAAATGCTGGGTAAAAGAAGAGTGTGGAATTCCCAGACTGAGTTAGAAATGATAAAGGCTCCctcataagaaaacaaaatcctcaTGGAAGTTGGTGAAGTGCTAAGTTTGAGGTATAGAAGCATGGCATGAAAATGATACTATGGGATTTAAATATACAGACTCACTAATACAAAGCCCAGATCCCCAAGTGAACAGATCAAGTGATGGATAGAGGTAGAAGCTGAAGTACAGGAACATGATATGAATAAGCTCCTGGAATATGTGGCTATGTGTGAGTGAATTtgaattttcagagaatttttcatGGAAATATTTACTCACAATTCAGAATTTGTTGAAATAAACTGAACTAATTCCAGTCCTGAAGTTGTAAACCCTGAAACATAGCCAATAAAACTACTACATAAACTAcatatatgaaattatttctgAAAAGCTGATAATGTTCCTTGGGCTTCATAGAGATGCTCCAAGGGAAAAGGGTGATTGTTACTGGTGCCAGCACAGGCATTGGAGAACAAATAGCCTATCACCTCGCACGGATGGGAGCCCACTTGGTGGTGACAGCACGGACTGAGACAAAACTGAAGAAGGTAAGAAGCATCAGAAAACTTGTAGTCATATATAGTCATTCACCaccatatgtatgtgtatatatacatattcacaaaacaacatatacacaatatataatatattgttggGTTCCTACACTCTCAAACATATTAAATAATCAATAATGTCCATACCCAATTATTTAATCAGAATTAATTTACCAACAAAAATGTGCATTTACAATCTCCTTACTTCCTTGATTAGATAGTAAACTCTTAAAAGGAAAGACTTTGTCCTAACCTTTTTCTGTAGCTaactcattcttttaaaaatagtgctTTGCATCTTATTAAAGATTAAACTGAGTTGATAATAAatcaaagtaataaataaatcaaaataacccTTGCCCtgaaggaacttatattctattgaagcAAACTACATgaacacataaaaataaataaaacatatatacaaagcaaatacaAGTAATTTTAGAGGGTTGGTCCTAGGAACTAGTAGCTGGGAAAATCAAAGTAGTACATAAGCTgggttttgaaggaagctaaagatTCAAAGAAGCAGAATTTATAATAATTCTCTATTACAGGTCATCGCTGAATGTTTAAAACTAGGAGCAGCCTCAGCACACTTCATTTCTGGAACCATGGAAGACTTAGTTTTTGCAGAGCAAGTAGTTACCAAAGCAGGAAAGTTGATGGGTATGGTTAAAACCTGCTCCTTTTTCTTCTGGGGAACTCCCTAGAGTTATATAGGGATTGTTAAAAAAAGTCAAGGAAGGGCTCTGAGCTTAAATGGTTCTTCTTGCCTAACTCATACAGGGGGGCTGGACATGCTCATCCTCAACCACATTAGACGAGAAGATATGgattattttaataatgatattgCCGACTTACGTAAATTAATGGATATCAACTTCTTTAGTTATGTAACCATGACATCAGCTGCCCTGCCCATGCTGAAACACACCAATGGAAGCATTGTGGTGGTCTCCTCAGTAGCAGGTAAGTgaggaatgaaagggaaaagatgaaaagataagaGAGGAGTCTACATGGTTTTGATTTTACTAGGAAGTACTTCCctgaattcaatgaaatagaacctgggaagggagagggaaagtatCAATTCATCTATGTTTATATTTAGCCAGGATTGATTAAGAGAGGCAATATAACATGCTTGATGGAGGTATTAGTATATGGCCTGGATGTATGAACTTTATAAGAGAAAtggatgaagagaaagagagagctatAAAGtattaaatcaaaatttttgaTTTGGTGAAGGCTGATGATCGCTCAGGAGCAGCCTCAAAGAAAAGCTGGAAAAGAATAGATGGGGGAGCAGCTCAGAGGTGACCATAGGCCAAATGCAAAGGCAACAGTGAGACTGATGACATTCAAATGTCCTCATTTTCTGGTGGTGATGAGTTAATGGCAATAAGTGTTAAAATTCCCTTTAATCGGAGGCAGgtttaaaagtgaaagaattcacttattcctgaattattaattgcaaaatgaaagtttattgttggatagaaatcagttggctaagagactgacttctaaaGTGGCAGAGTTCTATTGGGAAATGGAATTTTACACTGAGAGAATCAGTAGGCAAGGGTCCTAGCAAACTGCTTGGGCCATCTACAAAGAGCTTAGCTGAGGGAAGCTGTATATGTGCATTTTGGTGGGGGCTAGAATAGCCcgagctgatcagaccaggattccTCAATGGAATGAGAATTTGTAATTtctatgggagttgatttgccccTGAATAGTGTTACTTCTCTCATCCTGGGAGATGGGCTCTGTCTGTAGAttccttggagcctgggagatcctgatcttTGAGATCAGAGAAGGGGATACAATCTCTAAGactgataatcttaaagggaacacagcttcactaaagggaacagtttccctcctGCTTCAAGACTACTCATCCTCTCTGTGCATGTGAGGATTATTGGAGGTTTATTCCTCTCTGGCAATAATTTTAAGTGAAACTTAGAAATGCTAGGCAGGCTTGGGACTTCAGTGCCTTGAATAACTGGGGCTGTGGAGACAGAAAAGCTTCATCTAGATTTGggtatcaaaaagagaaaaaaggggggcAAACCCCCTAAGTGGCAAACTAGAGAGTAATTAGCCAAAAGTGTCTGATTACTGTATGCTTAGTGCTTAGTCTAACAAACTGAATTGATCAagaagtcaagtcaataagcattaagtaCCTTCTAGGTTCAAGGCCTGTGCTACACACTGAggatactacaaaaaaaaaagtaagaaaaacagcCAGTCTCTCTTCTCAAGAAGCTTGCAATCTAGTCAAGAAAGTAATGACAACACTATATACAAACATACCTGGATTTAGCAACagaggaaatgatttttaaaaaatatggggggagggagttgTCATTATTCAGCATTCAATTCtgtcagaaaacatttattaagcactttctatgtaccaggcactatgctaagtgttaagGATACAAAAGGAATTTAAAGACTCTtcatgtcctcaaggagctcacaatcaaaTTGGTagacaacaaacaaataagcTTTAtccaagataaaaaataaaaaaataaaaaaaaaaggaagatgttaGGATTGGGAAAaactttcacttaaaaaaaaaaaaggttgtttaATTTGGACTTAAAAAAATGAGGGAAGTCAAAAACTGAATATTAAAAACCTACTAGGGGATTCAAAGGCACAAAAGGAGCAGATTGCTTATAGTTTACTGGGGGGAAATGATATGTGCATGAATgggtaaacatatatacatatatgtaaatatatgtacatatatacataatatagatGTATATCCatgtaaacacatatgtatatattaaatatgatagataaatggatggagagggagaaagagagagagagagagagagagagatggataggtTTCCCTTCCCACCCCtttagaaattactttgtattttagaTAAACTCTGTGGTGAGTAATGGACAGAAAATCAGAAAAGCCTCTTGGAGGAGGTGGTGGAATTGGTGTTAAGATTTGAAGAGGAATAGAGATTctaaaagcaaaggagaaaaaaaagagggcatTCCTGTCATGGGGTTATAGAACTAATTAAGTGACTTAAATGGAACTCAAACgctatttttcagaatttttttcatttttttattcctatcttTTTTATCATGTTCAGTTTTCCTTCTCTTCGAGTCAGTTCTTCTTCTAGATTAAAAACTCCACACTAGAGAAGAGTGGGTGGTGTGGGAGGAAATTGATCTTGAAGTAAAAAACACCTAAGTTCTTTCAGGTTCCCATACTGGCCCATCCTGGCTGGAggaccctaagcaaatcatttaatctcattctctaagattataaatagatgaataattaCTGATTGACACTGGTAGAGAGAATTTCTTCACTGGAAATTCCCTAcaataaaaaaatcagtttgaaaTCTAAAATATATACTGAGCTGCTTCCTTGGAGATCTTTAAAGTTTCAAGTTTGTCATagcaaaagtgtgtgtgtgtgtgtgtgtacatgcagtTACTCCTTTCTACTGATTAAAAATTATGGTTATATATCTGGGATTAGAAAGGAGAGATTAGAAAGAAGAGATGATGGTATTCTCCAAGAAGAAGTGATAGTGGCAAGAGAGTGAAGTGGTGGGAACTAGTGAGGTTAAGTTCCTCTTCACAAATATCCTttatattaacttagaaaatataaaatgtgccTAATGGAATCATGACAGGCAGAGGAAAACGTCATAGTACGTTATTTGTCAGTCCAGTTTAACATAGGAAAACAGACAGGAATGTCTTTGGAAACTGGAAATAAGGTCTAGCCAAGCAGCTCACAGATGGCTGAGCACTCTGTTGCCCAGGGAAAAGCTAAAGTGTACTGCTCAGGTACAGGTACAGAAACAGGTACAAACTGCAACTTTGTCAGCCATTGTCCAGTTCTGGGTCGCAGACTTAGCTTGTATACAAATTGGCATTCCTAGATAGAGAGAACATAGGCAAATGTACTGAGAAAGGAGGTAGTTCAGTTTGGGAGAAGAGGAATTTGAGGGAAGGATACTCCCTTCACAATCAAAAAAGTTCAAATCAGTCTCAGACACAtgtgtgtaaccttgggcaagtcacttaacctgtttgcttcagtttctttatctgaaaaatgagaaggaaattgcaacttactccattatctttgccaagaaaatttcaagtcacaaagagtgagacatgTCTGactcaacaacagcaaaaattcAGGGAGGAGGACTTAGTCTTAAGTAAAACAAACTTTAAggatgcacaaaaatatttatagttctttgagGTAGTAAAGAATGGGAATGTGAGAAAATGCCCATAAATTAGGGAATAGCCGAGcaatttatggtatataaatgcaatGGAAAATTACTGTGTCATTCTTTTATCAGCATAATGACCAAATACAATTCCAGAGAATTaataatgaaacatgctatccacctCATGATACAGAGATGAAGCACTCAGAGTACAAACCGAGACAATTTGTTTGTTGGACATGGGCAATgtggatatttattttaaatgaccCATGCTTATAATGGGTTTTGCTTTTCTTGCGTTCTCCACTGGGCAGGTGGAGGAAAAACAAGAAGACAGATTTTGTCTGattaaaacaaatacaatttttttttagaaaaagaaatggaagtggacaaaaacaaacaaaaacaatcctaCATATTTGTCATTCCCAATTCCATGTCTCATTCTCTCCAACTACATGGCCATGTTCTCTGATTGAGCAAGTTAAATCATTCAGCCAAAAGGGATTAGAAAGCAAACCTAATTCATAGCttcttaatttattaataataaatattttcactctttaagtctggaaactgagtagaataaagttaaacaaatatatacatatatatataaagaattacaaAGTGTTGTCTGTCACATAATAGATGcaataataaatgctagttagcTGGCTGACTGACTTAATCTAGATGCTAAACAAAGATTATTTAAACTATACTTCCAGCTGGTTTGATGCAACTCAGCTACCAGGTCTGGCTCTTAACACCTATTTCAGTATTTGAAGGGATTAGACTTATTCTGCTTGGGTTGAAATGACAAAACTAAAAGTAATGGATGGGCATTATAGAGAAATTGGATAGTTTAGAGGTAAATGTGGAACAATCAGAACTATTCAAAAGTACTGGGGGAATACAACAGGTTCCTTCTCCCTAGGGATCTTCAAGCAGAAGGGAGGATAACAGGTCAACAATAGTATATGTGGAATTCTTGACCATATATCATCCTAACTAAATGGTCTCTGATGTCCCttgcaactctgagattctggaaTTGAGCTTTCCCAAAATGATACAACTGGTTGAAAAGACAGAAGAGGTTAGTTTTCTCATTGCTAGGAGGTGTAATCCATAATCACCAACTTATGTTTGTTGTCTAGGGAAAGTAAGTTTGCCATTGATTGCTGGCTACTCAGCATCTAAGTTTGCTCTAGATGGATTCTATTCTTCACTGCGGTTAGAATTACAAATGATGAATGTCAACATATCCATCACACTCTGCATCCTTGGCTACATAGACACAGGTGAGACCAGCACTGGGTGGTAAAACAAACAACATGGAAACATCAGTAACATTACAGTTTCTGGTATAAATCGTATATTATTCAGGGTATACTCCTGATTTTGGCAACCTAACTTttttgtattctcttcctcttcagatAATGCTGTAAAATCTCTTTCTGGGATTATGACAAATGTAGTTCCATCTCCAAAGGAGGAATGTGCATTGAAAATCATCGAAGGGGGAGCTTTGCGTCAGAAAGTAGTAGCTTACCCAGACTATGTCAAGTTCTCACTGTGGAATCCAACCCGGATGATATTggaatatctttattttcttaaatttgaaCAGGAAgcttttcataaaacaaaaatccCCAACAATATAAAAGAGTAGATTCTAGACCGCTTTTAGTGCCTTAGAGACTTGAGATTAAGGGCATTTTCCATGATTAAATATCCAATGGTATGGTAGAAACACTGTGCCATGGAAGACAGAGATAGCTTCAAAGACAGAAAGTTCTCAGGTCAACTTctgatgtatatgtatatgcaactcttagcaaatcacttaaattttcagtGCCCTTGGCACTTCTCCAAGACTATAAATTTCAGGATAGCTGGTGATGGGCAAACCTCATATAAGAGTTCTCTACTTTGATGAAACCACAGATcaagaccaaaaaaacaaaacaaaacaaaaaccctaaacCCTTTAATCATCTctcacaaaacaaaatttatgaggTCAACAACTCCTTTTTTGTTCAGATTTTATCATAGTTTAAACTAAAGTTTTAGAAGTAAATCATCAGggtagaaggagaagaagagggggacagctaggtggctcagtggatggagcaccagccttgaattcaggaggactggagttcaaatctggtctcagacactttaacacttcctagctgtgtgaccctgggcaagtcacttaatgggggggggggaggaagagggaataaCAATTTTGTGGGTAAACAAAAATTTTCTGAAAACTGTATGTTTCTTTTTTGAACCTTGGAGCCTCTTCCAATGTAAACCCCTGAAAGTGGCATTATACAAGGCATAATTATTTGGGTCAGCATTTATTCAAAAtcactgatgtttctcttttatcagaaaaaaaaataattgaatgcaaaaagcatttaaatagcatcataaaataagtaataaagaAAATCCCCTCCATATTTATTGAGGCACACTCATCTGCAGATTCCCACACTAGCAACAGAAGAAGAGGAAATGCATAGTGAACATACATGATGAGAAAACATTCTTTATGGTTTCATTCCATCTGGAATCCCCTTTTGCTCTTAAGTCACACCTTGTTGCTTATCCTCATAACTGCTAATGTCATCTGCGAGACTGGTAATGTAATATATTGGGTTACTTTGTCTACCAAGAAATAAATTGTTATTTGTTTCCATTGAGCTGCAAGGTATAGATATCATTTCTTGTGCTACTTGCTTTGCTAACATCTGTTGGTTCCCTGATGAGCTTTTGAGTTGTcatctgttgatttttttccaatgagctGCTGCCATCTTCTGATTATCTGTTGAATTGCAGTTACTAtgcatttctcccttttctgttGGAAAGCAGTCACAATGCTTT
Protein-coding sequences here:
- the HSD11B1 gene encoding 11-beta-hydroxysteroid dehydrogenase 1, whose translation is MSFLMALLKMGFLPVLGLLLAYYFYPTTNDFRSEMLQGKRVIVTGASTGIGEQIAYHLARMGAHLVVTARTETKLKKVIAECLKLGAASAHFISGTMEDLVFAEQVVTKAGKLMGGLDMLILNHIRREDMDYFNNDIADLRKLMDINFFSYVTMTSAALPMLKHTNGSIVVVSSVAGKVSLPLIAGYSASKFALDGFYSSLRLELQMMNVNISITLCILGYIDTDNAVKSLSGIMTNVVPSPKEECALKIIEGGALRQKVVAYPDYVKFSLWNPTRMILEYLYFLKFEQEAFHKTKIPNNIKE